From Syntrophorhabdales bacterium, a single genomic window includes:
- a CDS encoding aminotransferase class I/II-fold pyridoxal phosphate-dependent enzyme — MNKPGAHTIVDFTLISNPIGPSNKARHAMRKAVRSVDRLPQTSFLTHYLAKTEGITEQEILLGHGASHLFTLLVRAERVQSILLPTPAPRVYEEMLRKAGVAVRPFMLDSDKGFRIDVEEFKKSWRDVDAAVVLNPHCPTGVNLTEESVADLIQTAAEHDRLLILDETLRDFTGNPSPAKHVVAAPNAIILRSFSTYHALAGLRLGYAIGHQALLPRLRGLLEPWPVNALAPAAALASLRDKGYRKRTALFLSAEAEYARKKVEQLEGAAPIATPWGFLIRIQHSAADLSNLLVQRGILVEHYSDAQGNQYLSFPSRSHAQNARFLRSLGWIVKVVNTMAPGGATR; from the coding sequence ATGAACAAACCTGGTGCTCATACGATAGTTGACTTCACTCTCATCTCGAATCCGATCGGACCGTCAAACAAGGCGCGCCATGCCATGCGCAAAGCGGTACGATCGGTTGACCGGCTGCCGCAGACCAGCTTTCTTACACACTACCTCGCGAAGACAGAGGGCATAACAGAACAAGAGATCCTTCTCGGGCACGGTGCTTCGCACCTTTTCACTCTCCTCGTGAGAGCCGAGCGCGTGCAAAGCATACTGCTGCCGACGCCCGCTCCGCGCGTCTACGAGGAGATGCTCAGAAAAGCGGGAGTGGCCGTACGTCCTTTTATGCTCGATTCAGACAAAGGATTCCGAATCGACGTTGAAGAATTCAAGAAAAGCTGGCGCGACGTGGACGCCGCAGTGGTCCTGAATCCCCACTGCCCGACCGGAGTGAACCTGACAGAGGAGTCCGTCGCGGACCTGATCCAGACCGCTGCCGAACACGACAGGCTGCTCATACTGGACGAGACACTGAGGGACTTTACGGGTAATCCGTCGCCGGCAAAACACGTGGTAGCTGCACCCAATGCGATCATCCTCAGGAGTTTCTCCACCTATCACGCGCTCGCAGGGCTGCGGCTGGGCTATGCGATCGGCCACCAGGCGCTGCTGCCGCGGCTCAGGGGTCTTCTCGAGCCCTGGCCTGTCAACGCTCTCGCTCCGGCTGCTGCGCTCGCATCACTGAGAGACAAAGGGTATCGCAAAAGAACAGCGCTGTTCTTGTCCGCAGAAGCAGAGTACGCCCGAAAGAAAGTCGAGCAGCTGGAGGGCGCTGCGCCTATTGCAACGCCGTGGGGGTTCCTCATCCGGATCCAGCATTCCGCTGCGGACCTGAGCAATCTTCTTGTTCAGAGGGGAATTCTCGTCGAACACTACAGCGATGCGCAGGGCAACCAGTATCTCTCATTCCCTTCCCGATCTCACGCTCAGAATGCTCGCTTCCTCCGCAGCCTGGGATGGATAGTAAAAGTGGTAAACACGATGGCGCCCGGGGGAGCAACTCGCTGA
- a CDS encoding replication-associated recombination protein A, giving the protein MELFDKEVVRKEVRKPLADRMRPRSLDEFVGQEHLMGEGKLLKSLLDRQDVPSLIFWGPSGTGKTSLGFLIGKALHLPFVALSAVTIGIKEVKEVIQKSKHQKLILFIDEFHRFNKLQQDTFLPCVESGEIILIGATTENPSFEIIAPLISRMRVVTLNALTDKDVQTIVRRALKEDSELAALPPKIGDGVLEELCTLAMGDARKALNLLEVCYKMACQRNPNAPVIDQEMLKEGYQKKVLIYDKKGEYHYDLISALHKSLRGSDPDASLYWLARMIEAGEDPLFIARRMVRFASEDVGNADPFALTLAMSCMEAYNFIGPPEGYLSLAQAAVYLACAEKSNAVYTAYGQAEQDVRDFPECPVPLHLRNAPTRLMKELGYARGYLYPHDYEDAIVEQEYMPDKLRGRTYYHPTARGYEKKLQEFIQKVKRAHGSDPR; this is encoded by the coding sequence ATGGAGCTGTTCGACAAAGAAGTCGTACGGAAAGAGGTAAGAAAGCCGCTCGCCGACAGGATGCGGCCCAGGAGCCTCGATGAGTTTGTGGGGCAGGAACATCTCATGGGCGAGGGTAAGCTTCTGAAGTCCCTGCTCGACCGGCAGGATGTCCCGAGCCTCATATTCTGGGGCCCCTCGGGGACAGGAAAAACCAGCCTGGGTTTTTTGATCGGGAAGGCCCTGCACCTGCCCTTCGTTGCGCTCAGCGCCGTCACCATCGGCATCAAAGAAGTGAAGGAAGTCATCCAGAAATCGAAGCACCAGAAGCTGATCCTCTTCATAGACGAATTCCACCGCTTCAACAAACTGCAGCAGGACACGTTCCTTCCCTGCGTTGAGAGCGGTGAGATCATACTGATCGGCGCCACGACGGAGAACCCTTCCTTTGAAATCATTGCCCCTCTCATCTCACGCATGAGAGTGGTGACACTGAACGCCCTCACCGACAAGGATGTCCAGACGATAGTGAGAAGGGCGCTCAAGGAGGACAGCGAACTTGCCGCCCTTCCGCCGAAGATCGGCGATGGCGTGCTGGAAGAGCTCTGTACGCTGGCCATGGGAGATGCGAGGAAAGCGCTCAACCTGCTGGAAGTCTGCTACAAGATGGCGTGCCAGCGGAACCCGAATGCTCCGGTGATCGATCAGGAGATGCTGAAGGAAGGGTATCAGAAGAAGGTACTGATCTACGACAAGAAGGGTGAGTACCATTACGACCTGATAAGCGCCTTGCACAAAAGCCTCAGGGGATCTGATCCGGATGCATCTCTTTACTGGCTTGCGCGCATGATAGAGGCAGGCGAGGATCCGCTCTTCATAGCGAGGCGCATGGTCAGGTTTGCCTCGGAGGACGTAGGTAATGCCGACCCCTTTGCGCTGACGCTTGCCATGTCGTGCATGGAGGCCTACAACTTCATCGGTCCGCCGGAAGGGTACCTCTCCCTTGCGCAGGCAGCGGTCTATCTCGCGTGCGCGGAGAAGAGCAATGCGGTCTACACCGCGTACGGGCAGGCGGAACAGGATGTGCGCGATTTCCCGGAATGCCCCGTTCCTCTTCATCTTCGCAATGCGCCCACCAGACTGATGAAAGAGCTCGGGTATGCCCGCGGGTATCTTTACCCTCACGATTACGAAGACGCCATCGTAGAGCAGGAATACATGCCGGATAAACTGCGCGGCAGGACCTATTACCATCCCACGGCGCGCGGTTATGAAAAGAAGCTGCAGGAATTCATACAGAAGGTGAAGAGGGCCCATGGGAGCGACCCCAGATAA
- a CDS encoding HD domain-containing protein — translation MKRLFVKDLTRDAEVNDYFIVVRKGTYLSKNNTKYMTLLLKDRTGSVEARVWEKADELGALFDRNDLVYVESKARMYQETLQLNVTSIRKVDQELAPDELKEFYPESSAASGELQKSFYDLVSGMKNPHLRALFDQLGKRKDLLEKFFYFPASVGIHHAYLRGLLEHSVNLAVMAKGIAPLTGTDEDLLVTGSLLHDIGKVEELKVKGGFGYSDKGRLLGHITIGIMMCDGLIAAIDDFPVYLGDVIKHIILSHHGEAEWGSPKKPMCLEALVIHYLDNLDAKVVGVREHMQENMDDETWTQYHKLFESRYYKIPER, via the coding sequence GTGAAACGGCTCTTTGTAAAAGACCTGACTCGTGACGCAGAAGTCAACGATTACTTCATCGTAGTACGGAAGGGTACCTACCTCAGCAAGAACAACACGAAATATATGACCCTCCTTTTGAAAGACCGGACAGGTTCCGTAGAGGCGAGGGTCTGGGAAAAAGCAGACGAATTGGGCGCGCTCTTCGACCGCAATGATCTGGTCTACGTGGAATCGAAGGCAAGAATGTACCAGGAGACGCTTCAGCTCAACGTCACGAGCATCCGGAAAGTTGATCAGGAGCTTGCACCGGATGAACTGAAAGAATTCTATCCCGAGAGCAGCGCTGCCAGCGGCGAGCTTCAGAAGAGCTTTTACGATCTTGTCTCAGGGATGAAGAATCCTCATCTCAGGGCCCTGTTTGATCAACTGGGCAAGAGGAAAGATCTTCTGGAAAAGTTCTTCTATTTTCCCGCTTCCGTAGGCATCCATCACGCGTACCTCAGAGGCCTGCTCGAGCACTCTGTCAATCTCGCGGTCATGGCAAAAGGGATCGCGCCGTTGACCGGAACGGACGAAGACCTGCTCGTGACCGGAAGTCTTCTGCACGACATCGGGAAAGTGGAGGAACTGAAGGTCAAGGGCGGGTTCGGTTATTCGGACAAAGGGAGGCTCCTCGGCCACATAACCATCGGCATTATGATGTGCGATGGCCTGATTGCGGCCATTGACGACTTCCCTGTCTACCTCGGCGACGTCATCAAACATATTATATTGAGCCATCACGGCGAGGCTGAATGGGGGTCCCCCAAGAAGCCCATGTGCCTTGAAGCGCTGGTCATACATTACCTCGATAATCTCGACGCCAAGGTTGTCGGCGTGAGAGAGCATATGCAAGAGAACATGGATGACGAGACGTGGACACAGTACCATAAGCTCTTTGAATCACGGTATTACAAGATTCCTGAAAGGTGA
- a CDS encoding RsmE family RNA methyltransferase — protein sequence MDKLKMKNGMVVVTGPYQKYIVSVLRKEVGERVDLIDGKGYLYRCVVSGTKGKELYMQVVDVVHHPEEKRPKVTLFVSPIKGPRMDWLVEKATELGVERIVPTLFKRTVIKVDNGHVVKPDRWRKICIEASRQCGRFSVPEVAEPIPLRGIVSDLERFKHRWVLYEKEREQTIRSVINLEVKGEICVAVGPEGGFEEGEVAWLTEQNFTPLTLGENILRTETTPLVVLSIIFYELNMR from the coding sequence GTGGACAAGCTCAAAATGAAAAATGGTATGGTGGTGGTCACGGGACCGTACCAGAAGTACATTGTCAGTGTCCTCAGGAAAGAAGTCGGCGAGCGCGTCGATCTTATCGACGGGAAGGGATATCTCTATCGCTGCGTCGTGAGTGGCACGAAGGGCAAAGAGCTTTACATGCAGGTGGTGGATGTGGTGCACCATCCCGAGGAAAAGAGGCCGAAGGTAACGCTCTTTGTCAGCCCCATTAAAGGCCCGCGAATGGATTGGCTCGTTGAAAAGGCAACCGAACTGGGTGTGGAGCGCATAGTGCCCACGCTCTTCAAGAGAACAGTTATCAAGGTAGACAACGGGCACGTGGTCAAGCCGGACCGCTGGAGAAAGATCTGTATCGAAGCGTCACGCCAGTGCGGCCGCTTCTCGGTGCCCGAGGTTGCGGAGCCCATTCCGCTGCGGGGCATCGTTTCGGATCTGGAGCGCTTCAAACACAGGTGGGTGTTGTATGAAAAGGAGCGGGAACAGACCATCCGCAGTGTGATCAATCTCGAGGTCAAGGGAGAGATATGCGTGGCGGTGGGACCGGAAGGCGGTTTCGAGGAAGGAGAGGTCGCGTGGTTGACCGAGCAGAACTTCACGCCGCTGACCCTGGGCGAGAACATCCTCAGGACGGAGACAACGCCGCTTGTGGTGCTTTCCATTATTTTCTACGAACTGAACATGAGATGA